One part of the Coleofasciculus sp. FACHB-T130 genome encodes these proteins:
- a CDS encoding peroxiredoxin has protein sequence MVLRLGDQVPDFTQDSTHGQINFYEWAGDSWVVLFSHPADFTPVCTTELGEVARLKPEFDKRNVKAIALSVDDVDSHKGWVGDIEETQSVGLNYPILADPDKKVSDLYDMIHPNAANTVTVRSVFVIDPQKKLRLTFTYPPSTGRNFDELLRVIDSLQLTDHYSVATPVNWKEGDDCVIVPSLKDPEVLKEKFPKGYTEIKPYLRMTPQPDK, from the coding sequence AGGCGACCAAGTACCCGACTTCACGCAGGATTCTACACACGGTCAAATCAACTTTTATGAGTGGGCTGGCGATAGCTGGGTAGTGCTATTTTCTCACCCCGCAGACTTTACGCCCGTTTGCACCACAGAACTTGGCGAAGTCGCTCGTCTCAAGCCAGAATTTGACAAGCGCAACGTGAAGGCGATCGCACTTAGTGTCGATGATGTTGACTCCCACAAAGGTTGGGTCGGTGATATCGAAGAAACTCAGAGTGTTGGCCTTAACTACCCAATTCTGGCAGATCCGGATAAGAAGGTCTCTGACCTTTACGACATGATCCACCCCAACGCCGCCAACACCGTAACGGTTAGATCGGTCTTCGTCATCGATCCGCAGAAGAAACTGCGTCTCACCTTCACCTACCCCCCCAGCACCGGACGTAACTTCGATGAATTGCTGCGGGTAATCGATTCGCTGCAACTGACGGATCACTACAGCGTAGCCACTCCAGTTAACTGGAAAGAGGGAGACGATTGTGTAATCGTTCCTTCGCTGAAAGATCCCGAAGTATTAAAAGAGAAATTTCCTAAAGGTTACACGGAAATCAAACCTTACCTGCGGATGACTCCCCAACCGGACAAATAG
- a CDS encoding Uma2 family endonuclease, with protein sequence MLSSPLVVRIPPSMPMTDEQFFEFCQINRNLRIERNKTGEIVIMPPTGSETGNREGNIFGQLWLWSEQDGTGITFSSSTGFILSTGAERSPDASWIKLERWNALSPEQQQKFAPICPDFVIELRSASDNLKPLQEKMLEYMSEAGFQLGWLIDRKNRKVYIYRPSQEVECLDNPDTVSGDRVLPGFSLNMTKVW encoded by the coding sequence ATGCTTTCTTCTCCCCTAGTTGTGCGAATTCCGCCATCAATGCCAATGACAGACGAACAGTTTTTTGAGTTCTGTCAAATTAACCGCAACTTACGCATTGAACGGAATAAAACTGGAGAAATCGTCATCATGCCCCCAACTGGTTCAGAGACAGGAAACCGAGAAGGTAATATATTCGGGCAGCTCTGGTTATGGTCAGAACAAGACGGCACGGGGATAACTTTTTCTTCTAGCACGGGATTTATTCTATCAACAGGTGCAGAAAGGTCGCCTGATGCTTCATGGATAAAACTGGAACGATGGAATGCTTTATCCCCAGAACAACAGCAAAAGTTTGCCCCTATTTGCCCTGATTTTGTGATTGAACTGAGGTCAGCTTCGGACAACTTAAAGCCTTTGCAAGAAAAAATGCTCGAATACATGAGCGAGGCAGGATTCCAGCTAGGCTGGTTGATTGACCGAAAAAACCGCAAAGTTTATATCTATCGTCCCAGTCAAGAAGTGGAATGTCTAGACAATCCCGACACGGTAAGTGGCGATCGCGTTTTGCCTGGATTTTCCCTCAACATGACTAAAGTTTGGTAA